A single genomic interval of Helianthus annuus cultivar XRQ/B chromosome 13, HanXRQr2.0-SUNRISE, whole genome shotgun sequence harbors:
- the LOC110899503 gene encoding ribosomal RNA small subunit methyltransferase yields the protein MAGGKIRKEKPSRGGAAGSSNHYQGGIQFHKSKGQHILKNPLLVDSIIQKAGINSTDVILEIGPGTGNLTKKLLEAGKSVVAVELDPRMVLELQRRFQGTPHSNRLKVIQGDVLKCDLPYFDICVANIPYQISSPLTFKLLNHRPVFRCAVIMFQREFAMRLVAQPGDTLYCRLSVNTQLLARVSHLLKVGKNNFRPPPKVDSSVVRIEPRKPAPSVNFKEWDGLVRICFTRKNKTIGAIFKQKRVLSILEKNYKTLQALQTSQGNGNQVVTDASVLGDAGELTMETDENDDGDDDDDDMEMDDGEANGSDFKEKVLGVLRQGKYEEKRSSKLAQADFMHLLSLFNQAGIHFS from the exons ATGGCGGGAGGGAAAATAAGGAAAGAGAAACCATCGCGTGGAGGAGCTGCTGGCTCTTCAAATCACTATCAAGGAGGCATACAGTTTCACAAATCGAAGGGTCAACATATCCTGAAGAACCCTTTACTTGTTGACTCGATCATCCAGAAAGCTGGAATCAATAGTACAGACGTGATTCTTGAAATAGGTCCCGGTACGGGTAATCTTACgaagaagcttctagaagctggAAAGTCTGTTGTTGCAGTTGAGCTTGACCCGCGTATGGTTCTTGAGTTGCAGCGTCGGTTTCAAGGCACTCCACACTCCAATCGACTCAAG GTTATTCAAGGAGACGTACTCAAATGTGATCTTCCATACTTCGACATATGCGTAGCCAACATTCCATACCAAATATCATCTCCTCTTACTTTCAAACTATTAAATCACCGTCCCGTATTTAGATGTGCCGTAATAATGTTCCAAAGGGAATTCGCAATGAGACTAGTGGCCCAACCCGGTGACACGCTCTACTGCCGCCTTTCAGTAAACACCCAACTTCTGGCCCGCGTTTCCCACTTACTAAAAGTCGGAAAAAACAATTTCAGACCCCCGCCAAAGGTTGATTCATCCGTAGTCAGAATCGAGCCAAGAAAACCTGCTCCATCGGTCAACTTTAAAGAATGGGACGGTTTAGTCAGAATATGTTTCACTAGAAAGAACAAAACCATAGGGGCAATCTTTAAGCAAAAACGCGTGCTTTCAATATTGGAGAAAAACTATAAAACGCTACAAGCGTTACAGACTTCTCAGGGAAACGGTAACCAAGTGGTAACCGATGCATCGGTTCTTGGAGATGCCGGTGAGCTGACAATGGAAACGGATGAAAATGATGACGGTGATGATGACGACGATGATATGGAAATGGATGATGGTGAGGCAAATGGGTCGGATTTTAAAGAGAAAGTTTTGGGTGTGTTGAGACAAGGAAAATACGAAGAGAAGAGATCGTCGAAGCTTGCGCAAGCTGATTTTATGCATTTGCTATCGTTGTTTAACCAAGCGGGTATACATTTTTCTTGA
- the LOC110899502 gene encoding uncharacterized protein LOC110899502, with amino-acid sequence MPAYHVMFSAASSNTHADNGDESAVQHSGIRATSRSDAEIKPTATTMPCQHCCDEKNERKRRSRRERLCYYCHLPGHQIYTCKAKENDEELQLIRQAINAGIRTQNEDVHCHDEMIVTGTDGGQWKDIWYVNSTFHHHYVGNIDVFKRVKHIMGVETKSGMNNFLFIRGVGIVEMKTGNDTLRIPSVFYSPDIDRNVLSLEQLTLQGFTVRKSGDSCKIFPMFSSPVVNSINDTTGLSKEQELGLKEKERLHNMCGIDDEFKSDYLNSYFESLNVSEKEGEDWNLMILNSLEFHNFEDCKALMDMLDDREYVFKYKVILQKKFEDLVRWFLYDYMGITSRPIPPFTTDQKKIDLLSLYILVANDGGYREVTTENTWPIIAKDLGLGYADGDYIRIVYAMYLDVLEYYYKFKTVQNKVHVKEMINEDAGLLKNCDRKSGSADMVQESAAGINQHDEGSSQESHRKIRSAGDTREGAEMNSQSMHYALFAEDGWADNWSARKRRKRFNFTHIKKAMEEANRSVMQKGSNITKV; translated from the coding sequence ATGCCTGCATATCATGTTATGTTTTCCGCTGCAAGTAGTAATACACATGCAGACAATGGTGATGAATCGGCtgtccaacatagtggtatcagagccacgtcAAGATCCGATGCAGAAATTAAACCAACAGCCACAACGATGCCATGTCAACACTGCTGtgatgaaaagaatgaaagaaaacGAAGATCCCGACGAGAACGTTTATGTTATTACTGTCACTTGCCCGGTCATCAAATCTACACATGTAAAGCCAAGGAAAACGATGAAGAATTACAACTAATTCGGCAAGCGATCAATGCCGGAATCAGAACCCAGAACGAAGATGTACACTGTCATGATGAAATGATAGTCACAGGGACAGACGGTGGACAATGGAAGGATATCTGGTATGTTAATTCAACTTTTCATCATCATTACGTGGGCAATATTGATGTTTTCAAAAGGGTCAAGCATATCATGGGTGTCGAAACGAAATCCGGTATGAATAATTTTTTATTCATACGCGGAGTAGGGATTGTTGAGATGAAAACAGGAAATGATACGCTGAGAATTCCTAGTGTATTTTACTCACCGGATATTGATCGAAATGTTCTAAGTCTTGAACAGTTAACCCTCCAAGGTTTCACGGTCAGAAAATCCGGTGACTCATGTAAAATATTTCCTATGTTTTCATCTCCGGTGGTGAACTCTATAAATGATACAACTGGGCTCTCAAAAGAACAGGAACTGGGGTTAAAAGAGAAAGAAAGACTGCATAATATGTGCGGAATTGATGATGAATTCAAGAGTGACTATCTGAATTCATATTTTGAATCGCTGAATGTGTCGGAGAAGGAAGGAGAAGACTGGAATTTAATGATCTTAAATTCGTTAGAATTTCATAATTTCGAGGACTGCAAGGCCCTAATGGATATGCTTGATGATCGTGAATACGTATTCAAGTACAAAGTCATTTTACAAAAGAAATTCGAAGACTTGGTTCGGTGGTTTCTGTATGATTATATGGGAATCACTTCAAGGCCTATTCCTCCTTTCACCACTGATCAAAAGAAAATAGATCTACTAAGTCTATACATTCTGGTGGCAAATGATGGTGGGTATCGAGAAGTTACGACTGAGAATACATGGCCAATTATAGCAAAGGATTTAGGTCTCGGATATGCAGATGGAGATTACATAAGAATAGTGTATGCTATGTATCTTGATGTCTTAGAATATTACTATAAATTCAAGACAGTTCAAAACAAGGTGCACGTGAAGGAAATGATCAATGAAGACGCTGGCTTGCTTAAAAACTGTGATAGGAAGTCCGGAAGTGCAGACATGGTTCAAGAAAGTGCTGCAGGAATCAATCAACATGATGAAGGCTCGTCACAAGAAAGCCACAGGAAGATCAGAAGTGCAGGTGATACTCGAGAAGGTGCTGAAATGAACAGTCAATCCATGCATTATGCATTGTTTGCTGAAGACGGATGGGCAGACAACTGGAGTGCTCGCAAGAGGAGGAAAAGATTTAATTTTACTCACATAAAGAAGGCAATGGAAGAGGCAAACCGAAGTGTAATGCAGAAGGGTTCCAACATAACCAAAGTTTAA